The proteins below come from a single Methanothrix thermoacetophila PT genomic window:
- a CDS encoding gamma carbonic anhydrase family protein, producing MLRKNPRTSWNSQESMPSVATTAYVDETAVVIGDVRIGERVYVGPCASIRADEATPIVISEECNVQDGAIFHGLKGSSIKLGKKVSVAHGAVVHGPMTIGDESFIGFNAVVHASTVGERCFIGHRALVMGVKLKDGSFVPHGSVIDTQDKADALGPVPDSLKGFNAEVVEVNCEFAKGYRSLR from the coding sequence ATGCTCAGAAAGAACCCGCGAACATCCTGGAACAGTCAGGAATCGATGCCTTCAGTGGCAACCACAGCCTACGTGGATGAGACTGCTGTTGTGATAGGCGACGTCCGCATAGGTGAGAGGGTTTACGTCGGACCATGTGCGTCTATAAGAGCGGATGAGGCGACGCCGATAGTCATAAGCGAGGAGTGCAACGTCCAGGACGGCGCGATATTCCACGGGCTGAAGGGGAGCTCCATAAAGCTCGGAAAGAAAGTAAGCGTCGCACACGGTGCTGTGGTCCACGGCCCGATGACAATCGGAGATGAGAGCTTCATCGGTTTCAACGCTGTTGTCCATGCGTCCACCGTGGGGGAGAGATGCTTCATAGGCCACAGGGCTCTTGTGATGGGTGTTAAGCTGAAGGATGGAAGCTTTGTGCCGCACGGAAGTGTCATCGACACCCAGGATAAGGCTGACGCCCTTGGGCCAGTACCCGACTCGCTTAAAGGCTTCAACGCAGAGGTCGTGGAGGTCAACTGCGAGTTCGCAAAGGGGTACAGGTCTCTGCGCTGA
- a CDS encoding CoA-binding protein, whose protein sequence is MPIVRSDEELKRVLKESRTVAVLGASTDPLKPSFFVSLVVRTYGFRMFFVNPNHVGEEILGEQVYASLRDIPVDIDIVDVFRRPSAAREVAEEIRAKGCRIVWFQPGTEDVAVAGELADEGFYVVLGRCMKVECRKLL, encoded by the coding sequence GTGCCCATTGTCAGGAGTGATGAAGAGCTGAAAAGAGTGCTGAAGGAGTCCAGGACTGTGGCGGTCCTGGGCGCCTCCACAGATCCCCTCAAACCCAGCTTCTTCGTATCCCTCGTAGTCAGAACATATGGCTTCAGGATGTTCTTCGTCAACCCGAACCATGTAGGAGAGGAGATCCTGGGGGAGCAAGTCTACGCATCACTTAGAGATATACCCGTGGATATAGACATAGTGGATGTGTTCAGGAGGCCATCAGCGGCCCGTGAGGTGGCGGAGGAGATCAGAGCAAAGGGGTGCAGGATCGTCTGGTTTCAGCCGGGCACTGAGGACGTGGCTGTGGCCGGGGAGCTCGCAGACGAGGGCTTCTACGTGGTTTTGGGCCGCTGCATGAAGGTAGAGTGCAGAAAGCTCCTCTGA
- a CDS encoding Kae1-associated kinase Bud32, with protein sequence MEIGRGAEAILTRDGNVVRKWRLPKSYRMKELDERLRAERTVMEARIMAEARRAGVPTPIIRDVSRFELVMEYVDGKKLRDIITPELSERVGELVGRLHKAGIVHGDLTTSNMLLKDNRIYFIDFGLAYHDQSIEAQGVDVHVYFQTLRSTHDDADALIESFKRGYRRAYQRADAVLTRVEEIRSRGRYL encoded by the coding sequence ATGGAGATAGGCAGGGGTGCTGAGGCTATACTCACCCGGGATGGGAATGTTGTGAGAAAGTGGCGGCTTCCGAAGAGCTATCGCATGAAGGAGCTCGATGAGCGGCTTCGCGCGGAGAGAACTGTCATGGAGGCGAGGATCATGGCAGAGGCCAGGCGTGCTGGAGTTCCGACTCCTATAATCAGGGATGTATCGAGGTTCGAGCTTGTGATGGAGTATGTGGATGGGAAAAAGCTCAGGGATATCATAACTCCGGAGCTTTCAGAGAGAGTTGGAGAGCTTGTTGGAAGGCTTCACAAGGCCGGCATTGTGCATGGGGATCTCACGACATCTAACATGTTATTAAAAGACAACCGGATATACTTCATCGATTTCGGCCTGGCCTACCACGACCAGAGCATCGAGGCGCAGGGTGTGGATGTTCATGTCTACTTCCAGACCCTGAGAAGCACGCATGATGACGCAGATGCTCTTATAGAATCGTTCAAGCGCGGCTACAGAAGAGCATACCAGCGCGCAGATGCTGTTCTCACCAGGGTCGAGGAGATACGATCCAGAGGAAGGTATCTGTGA
- the pfkB gene encoding 1-phosphofructokinase → MIYTITLNPAIDRTMWVERIRDDEPNRIVREENYAGGKSIDVSKVLKNLGVESTALGFIGGFAGMELEGRLLNEGIGTDFIRVSGETRTNIIIHEISTGRQLSFYAKGPDIRPHELVMLIEQIEGLRDPEIVTIGGSLPPGLSPAVYRRIVTEAKKCEHNGCKAKVFLDVDGLSLRSSIEAAPDVIKPNIYELSELVGRELREIDEVLAAAREINRKGVEVVLVSMGPRGIVLVSAHEEYHAIPPQVKVENTVGAGDSSVAGFIYGMVNGKSLAECLIYAVAAGTATTLTEGTALANMEDFERLIPQITLRTLKTS, encoded by the coding sequence ATGATATACACAATCACGCTGAACCCTGCAATAGACAGAACGATGTGGGTCGAACGCATCAGGGATGATGAGCCCAATAGAATCGTAAGAGAGGAGAACTACGCCGGCGGGAAGAGTATCGATGTATCAAAGGTGCTCAAGAACCTGGGGGTTGAGAGCACAGCGCTCGGCTTCATCGGAGGATTTGCCGGAATGGAGCTGGAGGGGAGGCTCCTCAATGAGGGTATCGGCACAGACTTCATCAGGGTATCTGGGGAGACGAGAACGAACATAATCATCCACGAAATCTCTACAGGTCGGCAGCTATCATTCTACGCGAAGGGTCCGGATATCAGGCCCCACGAGCTCGTCATGCTCATCGAGCAGATAGAAGGGCTGAGGGATCCTGAGATCGTGACGATCGGCGGCAGCCTCCCTCCAGGCCTGAGCCCTGCTGTTTACCGGAGGATTGTGACAGAGGCGAAGAAGTGCGAGCATAACGGCTGCAAGGCAAAGGTCTTTCTGGATGTCGATGGCTTATCTCTAAGATCCAGCATAGAGGCAGCTCCTGATGTTATAAAGCCAAACATATACGAGCTCAGCGAGCTGGTGGGCAGGGAGCTGAGGGAGATCGATGAGGTTCTCGCTGCAGCAAGAGAGATAAACAGAAAGGGCGTGGAGGTCGTGCTCGTCTCCATGGGACCTCGCGGGATAGTTCTTGTATCAGCCCACGAGGAGTATCACGCGATCCCACCACAGGTCAAGGTTGAGAACACAGTGGGCGCTGGAGATTCATCAGTCGCTGGCTTCATCTACGGCATGGTCAATGGAAAGTCACTGGCCGAGTGTCTGATCTATGCGGTGGCGGCAGGCACAGCAACGACCCTTACAGAGGGCACGGCTCTCGCAAATATGGAGGACTTCGAGCGGCTGATCCCTCAGATAACGCTCAGGACCCTGAAAACATCTTGA
- a CDS encoding histone deacetylase family protein — protein sequence MTSIVYHPVYLMHETHEHPERKERLIAIMERIEAEGLNPNRIEPRPASLDKIEAVHSRRYIEQVRSICERGGGRLDIDTVLSKDSYDVALMAAGGVCAGVDHVMKKPDPVFALVRPPGHHATPHRGMGFCVFNNVAIGARYAQSLGLKKVLIVDWDVHHGNGTQAIFYEDNSVLYFSTHQHPHYPGTGRVTEVGDGKGKGFTVNVPLPPGIDDSGYLAVYKEILVPVADEFRPEIVFVSAGFDPHQMDPLGGMRLTENGFGALAGLVKDIADRHAGGRIVAALEGGYRLESLSESVVSVLRAFQGEVPDVMPLKDAPLTRRIEEVRSVQKAYWRSLA from the coding sequence ATGACATCCATCGTTTACCACCCCGTCTATCTCATGCACGAGACCCACGAGCACCCTGAGAGGAAGGAGCGACTGATAGCCATAATGGAGAGGATCGAGGCAGAGGGGTTGAATCCGAACAGAATCGAGCCCAGGCCCGCCTCCCTCGATAAGATCGAGGCCGTCCACTCGCGCCGCTACATCGAGCAGGTTAGGAGCATATGCGAGCGTGGGGGAGGCCGTCTCGATATAGACACGGTCCTCTCGAAGGACTCGTACGATGTCGCGCTCATGGCCGCGGGCGGCGTCTGCGCAGGCGTGGATCACGTCATGAAGAAACCGGATCCCGTGTTCGCTCTCGTCAGGCCGCCGGGACACCATGCGACCCCTCACAGGGGCATGGGCTTCTGTGTCTTCAACAACGTTGCGATAGGCGCGAGGTATGCTCAATCCCTTGGGCTGAAAAAGGTGCTCATAGTCGACTGGGATGTGCATCACGGCAACGGCACGCAGGCGATCTTCTACGAGGACAACAGCGTCCTGTACTTCTCCACCCACCAGCATCCGCACTACCCTGGCACCGGCAGGGTCACCGAGGTGGGCGATGGAAAGGGGAAGGGGTTCACGGTGAACGTCCCGCTGCCCCCCGGAATAGATGACAGCGGATACCTGGCTGTTTATAAAGAGATACTTGTGCCCGTAGCAGATGAATTCAGGCCAGAGATCGTCTTCGTGTCAGCGGGATTCGACCCGCACCAGATGGACCCGCTGGGAGGGATGCGCCTCACAGAGAACGGCTTCGGCGCTCTGGCAGGCCTGGTGAAGGATATAGCTGACAGGCACGCTGGAGGGCGGATTGTTGCAGCGCTTGAGGGCGGTTACCGCCTCGAGTCACTTTCAGAATCAGTCGTCTCTGTCCTCAGAGCCTTTCAGGGAGAGGTTCCTGATGTGATGCCTTTAAAGGATGCGCCGCTCACCCGCAGGATCGAGGAGGTAAGAAGCGTTCAGAAAGCGTACTGGAGGAGCCTCGCATGA
- a CDS encoding superoxide dismutase: MTQKFYTLPELPYGAKDLEPYISEAQLKLHHDKHHLAYVNGANAILEKLDKARREGADIDQKSTLKELSFHIGGHLLHSLFWANMRKPPSVGPVGALADEIKDEFGSFERFRKEFTAAAVSVEGSGWAALAYCMQTRRPIIMQIEKHNTNICPMFRLLLVLDVWEHAYYLDYRNDRAKFVEAFWQIADWEEANRRFESLIGK; the protein is encoded by the coding sequence ATGACACAGAAGTTCTACACACTTCCCGAGCTGCCGTACGGCGCAAAAGACCTGGAGCCCTACATCTCTGAGGCGCAGCTGAAGCTACATCACGACAAGCACCATCTGGCGTATGTAAATGGTGCGAACGCCATTCTCGAGAAACTAGATAAGGCGAGGAGAGAGGGAGCTGATATCGATCAGAAATCAACGCTGAAGGAGCTCTCCTTCCACATCGGAGGACACCTGCTGCACAGCCTCTTCTGGGCAAACATGCGTAAACCACCAAGCGTTGGCCCGGTTGGCGCGCTGGCTGATGAGATAAAAGATGAGTTCGGCTCTTTCGAGCGTTTCAGGAAGGAGTTCACCGCAGCCGCTGTGAGCGTCGAGGGCTCCGGCTGGGCTGCGCTTGCGTACTGCATGCAGACCAGAAGACCTATAATAATGCAGATCGAGAAGCATAATACCAATATCTGCCCCATGTTCAGACTGCTGCTGGTTCTTGACGTATGGGAGCATGCTTACTATCTGGACTACAGAAACGACAGGGCGAAGTTCGTTGAGGCATTCTGGCAGATAGCTGACTGGGAGGAGGCCAACAGAAGGTTTGAGAGCCTGATCGGGAAGTGA
- a CDS encoding (Fe-S)-binding protein: MLERLLPGYNCGECGYKSCRDFAEHLSSIEDLSRCPYMSQDRFRDHCEEIRRIIEKGVSRERIVGVMDGLEAEFSLGPLDGERSCVEDIHPLEDCSLKAGDLIRYRPLGCPITHFARVIEFDHGVARVHIVGPLFGERGKYRELGICMVLAFEGKVVRGRIPEVGRTVRFLPEHCMMQKVHSGVVVHSEGLRVRIEAIDLKVW, from the coding sequence ATGCTGGAGAGGCTTCTTCCGGGTTACAACTGCGGGGAGTGTGGGTATAAGAGCTGCAGGGATTTCGCGGAGCATCTCTCCTCCATTGAGGATCTATCGCGCTGTCCATACATGTCGCAGGATCGCTTCCGGGATCACTGTGAGGAGATCAGGAGGATTATCGAGAAAGGTGTATCTCGCGAGAGGATTGTGGGCGTCATGGATGGACTGGAGGCGGAGTTCTCGCTTGGGCCGCTCGATGGGGAGAGGTCGTGCGTAGAGGATATACATCCCCTGGAAGATTGCTCCCTGAAGGCCGGAGACCTGATAAGGTACAGGCCTCTGGGCTGCCCGATAACCCACTTCGCAAGGGTCATCGAGTTCGATCACGGTGTGGCAAGGGTCCACATCGTCGGCCCGCTCTTCGGGGAGAGGGGGAAGTATAGAGAGCTGGGCATATGTATGGTTCTTGCTTTTGAGGGAAAGGTTGTTCGTGGGCGAATCCCCGAGGTCGGAAGGACTGTGAGATTCCTGCCCGAACACTGCATGATGCAGAAGGTCCACTCAGGGGTTGTCGTCCACTCAGAGGGACTGAGGGTCAGAATAGAGGCGATCGATCTTAAGGTCTGGTAA
- a CDS encoding cysteate synthase, whose amino-acid sequence MGEYTLRCAGCGNLLIGGAASCPLDGGLPRADYIERRFNPRKLPGIWSFIDWLPVDGWNRSTGASSVTYRSSGLAAELGLDSLYISFSGYWPERGALMRTCSFKELEAAPTMQMLRDRKAGETLVVASAGNTARAFAEVCSITDQPLILFVPVSSLDRIWTTVEPGRVLVVGVKGDYADAIKLADVLSSRSGFRAEGGARNIARRDGMGTVLLDHVRRFNSLPNHYFQAIGSGTGGIAVWEASMRIIEDGRFGERLPRLHLAQNTPCAPVYNMWHGMGSEESDFDAYGCPEGMHDDVLFNRNPPYAVPGGVRDAVISSGERIYGIDNSRAVSAQKLFEMSEGIDILPAASVAVAALVDAVESGFVENDDDILLNITGGGVKRLAEDHSRVKLKCDLTVGLRDSEDALSSIEEIFA is encoded by the coding sequence ATGGGTGAGTACACTCTGAGGTGTGCCGGCTGTGGGAATTTGCTGATCGGCGGCGCAGCCTCATGTCCTCTGGATGGTGGTCTTCCCAGGGCGGATTATATCGAGCGGAGATTCAACCCCAGAAAGCTTCCGGGTATCTGGTCGTTCATCGACTGGCTGCCCGTGGATGGCTGGAATCGAAGCACTGGAGCATCATCTGTGACGTACAGGAGCTCCGGGCTCGCAGCTGAGCTGGGCCTGGATAGCCTGTATATAAGCTTCTCCGGATACTGGCCCGAGCGTGGGGCTCTGATGAGAACATGCAGCTTCAAGGAGCTAGAGGCAGCTCCGACGATGCAGATGCTTCGTGATAGAAAAGCCGGGGAGACCCTGGTGGTTGCATCCGCAGGCAACACCGCAAGGGCTTTCGCCGAGGTCTGCTCGATCACAGATCAACCACTTATCCTTTTTGTGCCGGTCTCCTCACTCGACAGAATCTGGACGACCGTCGAGCCTGGAAGGGTGCTGGTTGTTGGTGTGAAGGGAGATTACGCTGATGCGATAAAGCTCGCCGATGTTTTATCCTCGCGAAGTGGATTCAGGGCAGAGGGCGGCGCCAGGAACATAGCGAGGAGGGACGGCATGGGCACAGTGCTTCTCGATCATGTGAGACGCTTTAATTCCCTGCCGAACCATTACTTCCAGGCGATAGGGAGCGGCACTGGAGGGATTGCGGTTTGGGAGGCATCGATGCGCATCATTGAGGATGGCCGATTTGGAGAGCGACTCCCGCGCCTCCACCTGGCGCAGAACACCCCATGCGCACCTGTGTATAATATGTGGCATGGCATGGGTTCTGAAGAATCTGATTTTGATGCATACGGCTGCCCTGAGGGGATGCACGATGACGTGCTGTTCAACAGAAACCCGCCCTATGCGGTTCCGGGCGGCGTCAGGGATGCGGTCATCTCTTCTGGTGAGAGGATCTACGGCATAGACAACTCCCGGGCTGTCAGCGCTCAGAAGCTCTTCGAGATGAGCGAGGGGATCGATATACTCCCGGCGGCATCGGTTGCGGTAGCAGCGCTTGTCGATGCCGTGGAATCCGGATTTGTTGAGAATGATGATGATATTCTGCTGAATATAACAGGCGGCGGCGTGAAGCGCCTTGCCGAGGATCACAGCCGTGTCAAGCTGAAATGCGATCTCACGGTCGGGCTCAGAGATTCAGAAGATGCATTATCATCGATAGAGGAGATCTTTGCATGA
- a CDS encoding ATP-binding cassette domain-containing protein, with amino-acid sequence MIITIKGGFDKDGLPERVRSVDVSSGEVIGIVGPTGSGKSSLISDLEQFAQGDTSSRRYVLIDGSPPDPEMRHDPRKKPVAQLSQNMHFLADMKVCDFICMHARSRGRDPGLLSKVLEITNTLTGEPVHANDNLTELSGGQSRALMVADIAVISDSPIVLIDEIENAGIRKKEALRLLSGEGKIVLVVTHDPLLALMTERRIVMRNGGMVNVIKTTDEERRFCDSLFRVDTWLLSLRESIRRGEVLSATEAVI; translated from the coding sequence ATGATCATCACGATAAAAGGCGGGTTTGATAAAGATGGTTTGCCAGAGCGCGTTAGAAGTGTGGATGTATCGAGCGGAGAGGTTATAGGCATCGTCGGGCCCACGGGCTCGGGCAAGAGCTCTCTGATATCCGACCTGGAGCAGTTCGCCCAGGGCGACACATCATCCAGGCGTTATGTCCTGATCGATGGCTCTCCTCCGGATCCGGAGATGCGGCACGATCCAAGAAAGAAGCCGGTCGCCCAGCTGTCCCAGAACATGCATTTCCTGGCTGACATGAAAGTGTGTGATTTTATCTGCATGCACGCCAGGAGCAGAGGACGGGATCCGGGGCTGCTCTCCAAGGTTCTGGAGATAACGAACACACTGACAGGAGAGCCGGTCCATGCAAATGACAACCTGACAGAGCTGAGCGGAGGCCAGTCCAGGGCGCTGATGGTAGCTGACATCGCAGTCATAAGCGACTCGCCCATCGTCCTCATAGACGAGATCGAGAACGCTGGCATAAGAAAAAAGGAGGCTCTGAGGCTGCTCTCGGGAGAGGGCAAGATCGTGCTGGTTGTTACACATGATCCACTTCTCGCACTCATGACCGAGCGCAGGATCGTCATGAGGAACGGCGGGATGGTTAATGTCATAAAAACCACAGATGAGGAGAGGCGCTTCTGCGATTCTTTATTCAGAGTGGACACCTGGCTTCTCTCACTGAGAGAGTCGATAAGGCGCGGGGAGGTGCTGAGCGCGACGGAGGCTGTTATTTGA
- a CDS encoding GTP-binding protein: protein MKMVVIAGTPGSGKTSVLMHTVKNLQEMGIRPAVVKIDCLWTEDDARINRLGVPVRVGLARDMCPDHYSIYNTEEMVSWASSQGADVLLNETAGLCLRCAPYPDRALAVCVIDVTSGPNTPLKIGPLLTTADVVVATKGDLVSQAEREVFRERVVEVNPKCRIVEANGLTGKGSRELADIIKYSREIDGEMLLRHNPPLAVCTLCTGELRVSKKHHRGVLRHLDGFVEYVGE from the coding sequence TTGAAGATGGTGGTCATTGCCGGAACGCCAGGATCGGGGAAGACATCTGTCCTGATGCATACCGTGAAGAATCTTCAAGAGATGGGCATCAGGCCTGCGGTGGTAAAGATCGACTGTCTCTGGACAGAGGACGATGCGCGGATCAATCGTCTGGGTGTGCCGGTGCGCGTCGGTCTCGCGCGGGACATGTGCCCGGATCACTACTCGATATACAACACAGAGGAGATGGTCTCCTGGGCGAGCTCGCAGGGCGCGGACGTGCTCCTGAACGAGACTGCAGGTCTCTGCCTGAGATGCGCCCCGTATCCAGACAGGGCTCTGGCTGTCTGCGTGATAGATGTCACCTCCGGACCGAACACACCACTCAAGATCGGCCCACTGCTCACAACAGCGGATGTCGTCGTAGCGACAAAAGGTGATCTTGTATCGCAGGCGGAGCGGGAGGTCTTCCGGGAGAGGGTTGTCGAAGTAAATCCCAAATGCAGGATCGTGGAGGCGAACGGTTTGACTGGGAAGGGGTCAAGGGAGCTTGCAGATATCATAAAATATTCCAGAGAGATCGACGGGGAGATGCTCCTGAGGCACAATCCTCCTCTCGCGGTCTGCACGCTCTGCACCGGCGAGCTCAGAGTATCGAAGAAACACCACCGCGGAGTTCTGAGGCATCTCGATGGATTCGTGGAATATGTGGGGGAGTGA
- a CDS encoding S-layer protein domain-containing protein has translation MNKTAIMITALVAVLATAMVVGAVDKVEIRGAVQEVVDGATVTWTPQNFAGFYYDIDDDLGNEQITMTITGNKLEEPNGVKYTSTAQDNDFDFEDWGWYRSIGFLGENYFAGYSENKPTVDGVEIDPELYKQSTDTNTLVDEQLLKVLIDDDTERTFTSGTPLKLADGYELMIKSIDVDGNKVYVELMKDGQSVDTKVVSPSKDGATMSDKTYYYKKDIGDTEDLVIIGVHFKNAFRGADQDIATVDGIFQVSDQPMDVSVDTEYDKMRISSVTRDTIEMDNKDNAITLNKNKDTTLMAGIHIKTADQDVIDAENPLRFYIYKEVTEPGTYEIRGAVQQVVDGAQVTWDPKTFAGFYYDIDDDLGNEQITMTITGNKLEEPNGVKYTSTAQDNDFDFEDWGWYRSIGFLGENYFAGYSENKPTVDGVEIDPELYKQSTDTNTLVDEQLLKVLIDDDTERTFTSGTPLKLADGYELMIKSIDVDGNKVYVELMKDGQSVDTKVVSPSKDGATMSDKTYYYKKDIGDTEDLVIIGVHFKNAFRGADQDIATVDGIFQVSDQPMDVSVDTEYDKMRISSVTRDTIEMDNKDNAITLNKNKDTTLMAGIHIKTADQDVIDAENPLRFYIYKEATIEAAAPAPVVEEKPAAEEKPVVEEKKVEEVAPTNVTEEKPAAEEKPAAEEKPAAEAEAKPAAEEKGAPGFEAVFAVTGLLAVAYLVTRRN, from the coding sequence ATGAATAAGACTGCAATAATGATTACAGCGCTGGTAGCGGTACTAGCGACAGCGATGGTAGTCGGCGCAGTCGATAAGGTGGAGATCCGGGGTGCTGTTCAGGAGGTTGTGGATGGCGCAACAGTTACCTGGACTCCGCAGAACTTCGCCGGCTTCTACTACGACATCGATGACGATCTCGGCAACGAGCAGATCACAATGACCATCACCGGGAACAAGCTCGAGGAGCCCAACGGTGTCAAGTACACATCCACAGCCCAGGACAACGACTTCGATTTCGAGGACTGGGGCTGGTACAGATCCATAGGATTCCTCGGTGAGAATTACTTCGCCGGTTACAGCGAGAATAAGCCCACAGTTGATGGTGTGGAGATCGATCCCGAGCTCTACAAGCAGTCCACCGACACGAACACGCTCGTCGATGAGCAGCTCCTGAAGGTCCTGATCGATGATGATACAGAGAGGACGTTCACATCCGGCACACCGCTCAAGCTCGCTGACGGCTACGAGCTCATGATCAAGTCGATCGATGTCGATGGCAACAAGGTCTACGTGGAGCTGATGAAGGACGGACAGAGCGTCGACACAAAGGTCGTCTCCCCGTCCAAGGATGGCGCCACAATGAGTGACAAGACATACTACTACAAGAAGGACATCGGCGACACTGAGGATCTCGTCATAATCGGCGTCCACTTCAAGAACGCATTCCGCGGCGCTGACCAGGATATAGCCACAGTCGATGGTATATTCCAGGTCTCCGATCAGCCGATGGACGTCTCCGTCGACACAGAGTATGACAAGATGAGAATCTCCAGCGTCACCAGGGACACAATCGAGATGGATAACAAGGACAACGCCATAACACTGAACAAGAACAAGGACACGACGCTGATGGCTGGCATCCACATCAAGACAGCTGATCAGGACGTCATAGACGCGGAGAACCCGCTCAGGTTCTACATATACAAGGAGGTCACAGAGCCCGGAACATACGAGATACGCGGCGCTGTTCAGCAGGTCGTTGATGGTGCTCAGGTCACGTGGGACCCGAAGACCTTCGCCGGCTTCTACTACGACATCGATGACGATCTCGGCAACGAGCAGATCACAATGACCATCACCGGGAACAAGCTCGAGGAGCCCAACGGTGTCAAGTACACATCCACAGCCCAGGACAACGACTTCGATTTCGAGGACTGGGGCTGGTACAGATCCATAGGATTCCTCGGTGAGAATTACTTCGCCGGTTACAGCGAGAATAAGCCCACAGTTGATGGTGTGGAGATCGATCCCGAGCTCTACAAGCAGTCCACCGACACGAACACGCTCGTCGATGAGCAGCTCCTGAAGGTCCTGATCGATGATGATACAGAGAGGACGTTCACATCCGGCACACCGCTCAAGCTCGCTGATGGCTACGAGCTCATGATCAAGTCGATCGATGTCGATGGCAACAAGGTCTACGTGGAGCTGATGAAGGACGGACAGAGCGTCGACACAAAGGTCGTCTCCCCGTCCAAGGATGGCGCCACAATGAGTGACAAGACATACTACTACAAGAAGGACATCGGCGACACTGAGGATCTCGTCATAATCGGCGTCCACTTCAAGAACGCATTCCGCGGCGCTGACCAGGATATAGCCACAGTCGATGGTATATTCCAGGTCTCCGATCAGCCGATGGACGTCTCCGTCGACACAGAGTATGACAAGATGAGAATCTCCAGCGTCACCAGGGACACAATCGAGATGGATAACAAGGACAACGCCATAACACTGAACAAGAACAAGGACACGACGCTGATGGCTGGCATCCACATCAAGACAGCTGATCAGGACGTCATAGACGCGGAGAACCCGCTCAGGTTCTACATATACAAGGAGGCGACCATTGAGGCCGCTGCTCCTGCACCTGTAGTCGAGGAGAAGCCTGCAGCTGAGGAGAAGCCTGTAGTCGAGGAGAAGAAGGTCGAGGAGGTTGCCCCGACCAACGTGACCGAGGAGAAGCCTGCAGCTGAGGAGAAGCCCGCAGCTGAGGAGAAGCCTGCCGCAGAGGCAGAGGCAAAGCCCGCAGCTGAGGAGAAGGGCGCTCCCGGATTCGAGGCGGTCTTCGCAGTGACTGGCCTCCTGGCAGTCGCATACCTCGTCACCAGGAGGAACTGA
- a CDS encoding DUF1786 domain-containing protein — MMLAVDVGAGTQDILLYREGMEHEGLYKMVMPSQTVMLAKRIRSATDRRKDVFLHGYTMGGGPLTAAVRRHIASGLRVYATEEAALSLHDNLQRVRSMGVEITEDPPKDCVDLQTCDVDLIALRTAFSSFDVDLPEAIAVAVQDHGFSPERSNRATRFDIIRASLKNGGRIEDFVYREPPVVLSRMRAVWSYLHDQGMDILLMDTGPAAVFGALEEPKCKMPALVLNIGNGHTIGALVDDNRITAIFEHHTSALDPLRLNFILRRFCAGELTNSEIFEDGGHGAHTEYVPGEVRTVLVTGPRRREFVRSVDLELIQAAPWGDMMVTGCIGLVKAWRALVG; from the coding sequence ATGATGCTGGCAGTGGATGTTGGGGCGGGCACACAGGACATCCTTCTCTACAGAGAGGGTATGGAGCATGAAGGGTTGTACAAGATGGTCATGCCCAGTCAGACTGTGATGCTCGCGAAGAGGATTAGAAGTGCGACAGATCGCAGAAAGGATGTCTTTCTCCACGGATACACAATGGGCGGCGGGCCTCTGACTGCTGCGGTGAGGAGGCATATCGCCTCCGGTCTCAGAGTCTATGCAACAGAGGAGGCGGCCTTGAGCCTGCATGACAACCTCCAGCGGGTCAGATCGATGGGGGTAGAGATCACAGAGGATCCTCCCAAGGATTGTGTTGATCTCCAGACATGCGATGTGGATCTCATCGCTCTCAGAACCGCCTTCAGCTCGTTTGATGTTGATCTGCCTGAGGCAATCGCAGTTGCCGTACAGGATCACGGATTCTCGCCGGAGAGATCGAACAGGGCCACCAGATTCGATATCATAAGGGCGTCTCTAAAGAACGGCGGCCGGATCGAGGATTTCGTATACAGAGAACCCCCTGTGGTTCTGAGCAGAATGCGCGCTGTCTGGAGTTACCTGCACGATCAGGGTATGGATATCCTGTTGATGGACACAGGCCCGGCTGCGGTATTTGGCGCTCTTGAAGAGCCGAAGTGCAAAATGCCTGCGCTTGTTCTCAACATAGGGAATGGCCACACGATTGGGGCTCTGGTGGACGATAACAGGATCACGGCGATCTTCGAGCACCACACATCTGCGCTGGATCCTTTGAGGCTCAACTTTATATTGAGGAGGTTCTGTGCCGGAGAGCTCACGAACAGCGAGATCTTCGAGGATGGCGGCCACGGTGCTCATACAGAGTACGTTCCAGGTGAGGTGAGAACTGTTCTCGTTACAGGACCTAGAAGAAGGGAGTTTGTGAGGAGTGTGGATCTGGAGCTGATACAGGCTGCCCCCTGGGGGGACATGATGGTTACCGGATGTATCGGACTTGTAAAGGCATGGAGAGCGCTCGTGGGGTGA